From Streptomyces yatensis, one genomic window encodes:
- a CDS encoding DUF485 domain-containing protein: MDTAPANDRPDDQRQRDRSSYAEVQASAEFGELRGAHRSFAFPLTIAFVSWYLLYVLLSNYAGDFMGTKVVGHVNVALVFGLAQFLTTFLIAWWYSRHAAAKLDPRAEAIKSRMEERS, from the coding sequence GTGGATACCGCACCGGCCAATGATCGTCCCGACGATCAGCGGCAACGAGACCGTTCTTCCTACGCCGAGGTGCAAGCGAGCGCGGAGTTCGGCGAACTGCGCGGTGCCCACCGCTCGTTCGCCTTCCCGCTCACCATCGCCTTCGTCAGCTGGTACCTGCTCTATGTGCTGCTGTCCAACTACGCGGGCGACTTCATGGGCACCAAGGTCGTCGGCCATGTCAACGTGGCCCTGGTGTTCGGGCTCGCCCAGTTCCTGACGACCTTCCTCATCGCCTGGTGGTACTCCCGCCACGCTGCCGCCAAGCTCGACCCCCGCGCCGAGGCGATCAAGTCCCGTATGGAGGAGCGTTCATGA
- a CDS encoding solute symporter family protein, with translation MSPHLLAAESASDNRPLIITLFAVFVLATLGITVWAGRQTKDANDFYAGGRQFSGFQNGLAISGDYMSAASFLGIAGAIALSGYDGFLYSIGFLVAWLVALLLVAEPLRNSGRYTMGDVLAYRMRQRPVRTAAGVSTIVVSIFYLLAQMAGAGVLVSLLLGITSEAGKILIVVLVGVVMMLYVTIGGMKGTTWVQMVKAVLLIAGTLLITFLVLLKFNFNISDLLGEAAKNSGIGESFLEPGLKYGLNATTKLDFISLGIALVLGTAGLPHILIRFYTVPTAQAARKSVNWAIGIIGVFYLMTIALGFGAAALLDHDAIIASNKSGNTAAPLLAEEIGGGADSTGGAILLAVISAVAFATILAVVAGLTLASSSSFAHDLYANVIRKGKATQKEEISAARWATVGIGTVAVVLGVFARDLNVAGLVALAFAVAASANLPTILYSLFWKRFTTQGALWSIYGGLISSVFLVLFSPVVSGKETSMFPDVDFHWFPLENPGLISIPLGFLLGWLGTLVSKERPDQDKYAELEVRSLTGHGAH, from the coding sequence ATGAGCCCCCATCTGCTCGCGGCCGAGAGCGCCTCGGACAACCGGCCGCTGATCATCACGCTCTTCGCGGTCTTCGTCCTGGCGACCCTCGGCATCACCGTCTGGGCGGGCCGGCAGACCAAGGACGCCAACGACTTCTACGCCGGCGGCCGCCAGTTCTCCGGCTTCCAGAACGGCCTCGCCATCTCCGGCGACTACATGTCCGCCGCGTCCTTCCTCGGCATCGCCGGCGCCATCGCGCTCTCCGGCTACGACGGCTTCCTGTACTCGATCGGATTCCTGGTCGCCTGGCTGGTCGCCCTGCTGCTGGTCGCCGAACCGCTGCGCAACTCCGGGCGCTACACGATGGGCGACGTCCTCGCCTACCGGATGCGCCAGCGCCCGGTGCGCACCGCCGCGGGCGTCTCCACCATCGTCGTCTCGATCTTCTATCTGCTGGCGCAGATGGCGGGCGCCGGCGTGCTGGTCTCCCTGCTGCTGGGCATCACCAGCGAGGCCGGGAAGATCCTCATCGTCGTCCTGGTGGGCGTCGTGATGATGCTCTACGTCACCATCGGCGGCATGAAGGGCACCACCTGGGTGCAGATGGTCAAGGCCGTGCTGCTGATCGCGGGCACCCTGCTGATCACCTTCCTGGTGCTGCTGAAGTTCAACTTCAACATCTCCGACCTGCTGGGCGAGGCGGCCAAGAACAGCGGCATCGGAGAGTCGTTCCTGGAGCCGGGGCTGAAGTACGGGCTCAACGCCACCACCAAGCTCGACTTCATCTCCCTCGGCATCGCCCTGGTCCTGGGCACCGCGGGACTGCCGCACATCCTGATCCGCTTCTACACCGTGCCCACCGCCCAGGCCGCCCGTAAGTCGGTCAACTGGGCCATCGGCATCATCGGCGTCTTCTACCTGATGACCATCGCGCTGGGCTTCGGCGCCGCCGCCCTGCTCGACCACGACGCCATCATCGCCTCCAATAAATCCGGCAACACCGCGGCCCCGCTGCTCGCCGAGGAGATCGGCGGCGGAGCGGACTCCACGGGCGGCGCCATCCTGCTCGCGGTGATCTCCGCGGTGGCGTTCGCGACGATCCTCGCCGTGGTCGCCGGACTCACCCTCGCCTCCTCGTCCTCCTTCGCCCACGACCTGTACGCCAATGTCATCCGTAAGGGCAAGGCGACGCAGAAGGAGGAGATCTCGGCGGCGCGCTGGGCCACCGTCGGCATCGGCACCGTCGCCGTCGTCCTCGGGGTGTTCGCACGAGATCTCAACGTCGCCGGACTCGTGGCGCTCGCCTTCGCGGTCGCCGCCTCCGCCAACCTCCCGACCATCCTCTACAGCCTGTTCTGGAAGCGCTTCACCACCCAGGGCGCGCTGTGGTCCATCTACGGCGGGCTGATCTCCTCGGTCTTCCTGGTGCTCTTCTCGCCCGTCGTCTCGGGCAAGGAGACCTCGATGTTCCCGGATGTGGACTTCCACTGGTTCCCGCTGGAGAACCCCGGACTGATCTCCATCCCGCTGGGCTTCCTGCTCGGCTGGCTGGGCACCCTCGTCTCCAAGGAGCGGCCGGACCAGGACAAGTACGCCGAGCTGGAGGTCCGCTCGCTCACCGGCCACGGCGCCCACTGA
- the moaA gene encoding GTP 3',8-cyclase MoaA, protein MLIDTYGRVATDLRVSLTDRCNLRCTYCMPEEGLQWLAKPDLLTDDEIVRLIGIAVDDLGVTEVRFTGGEPLLRPGLVGIVERCAALTPRPQMSLTTNGIGLERTAQALRDAGLDRVNVSLDTLRPEVFQTLTRRKRHHDVLRGLDAARTAGLTPVKVNTVLMPGLNDDEAPDLLAWALENDYELRFIEQMPLDAQHGWKRDGMITAGDILTSLRTRFTLTAEGEDERGSAPAERWLVDGGPARVGVIASVTRPFCRACDRTRLTADGQVRTCLFAREESDLRGALRSGAPDEEIARLWRLAMWGKKAGSGLDDPSFLQPDRPMSAIGG, encoded by the coding sequence ATGCTGATCGATACCTATGGTCGCGTAGCCACCGACCTTCGGGTCTCCCTGACCGACCGGTGCAATCTGCGCTGCACCTATTGCATGCCGGAAGAGGGCCTGCAGTGGCTCGCCAAGCCCGATCTGCTCACCGACGACGAGATAGTCCGGCTGATCGGGATCGCCGTCGACGACCTCGGGGTCACCGAGGTCCGCTTCACCGGCGGTGAGCCACTGCTGCGCCCCGGTCTGGTCGGCATCGTGGAGCGCTGCGCGGCCCTCACCCCGCGCCCCCAGATGTCGCTCACCACCAACGGCATCGGGCTGGAGCGCACCGCCCAGGCCCTGCGCGACGCGGGCCTGGACCGGGTCAATGTCTCACTCGACACCCTGCGCCCCGAGGTCTTCCAGACCCTGACCCGGCGCAAGCGCCATCACGATGTGCTGCGCGGCCTCGACGCGGCGCGCACCGCCGGGCTGACCCCGGTGAAGGTCAACACCGTGCTGATGCCCGGGCTCAACGACGACGAGGCGCCCGACCTGCTCGCCTGGGCCCTGGAGAACGACTATGAGCTCCGCTTCATCGAGCAGATGCCGCTCGACGCCCAGCACGGCTGGAAGCGCGATGGCATGATCACCGCCGGGGACATCCTGACGAGCCTGCGCACCCGCTTCACCCTCACCGCCGAGGGCGAGGACGAGCGCGGCTCCGCGCCCGCCGAGCGCTGGCTGGTCGACGGCGGCCCGGCCCGGGTCGGCGTCATCGCCTCGGTCACCCGCCCCTTCTGCCGCGCCTGCGACCGCACCCGGCTGACCGCCGACGGACAGGTGCGCACCTGTCTGTTCGCGCGCGAGGAGTCCGATCTGCGCGGAGCGCTGCGCTCCGGCGCCCCGGACGAGGAGATCGCCCGGCTGTGGCGGCTGGCGATGTGGGGCAAGAAGGCCGGATCCGGGCTCGACGACCCGTCGTTCCTCCAGCCCGACCGCCCGATGTCGGCGATCGGCGGCTGA
- a CDS encoding DUF3099 domain-containing protein, protein MRKHGDAEVFRITGARQGLADDVRGRQRRYVISMSVRTLAVVLAAVLWNVERHVAIVALVLGVVLPYVAVVIANAGRENTTSLPTTFIPTPPRPMLIAGRGEEPTDSRRAESVPEDVGHISEPGRGERG, encoded by the coding sequence ATGCGGAAGCATGGCGATGCGGAGGTCTTCCGGATCACCGGAGCCCGGCAGGGACTGGCCGATGATGTCCGCGGGCGGCAGCGCCGCTATGTGATCTCGATGTCGGTGCGGACCCTCGCGGTCGTGCTGGCGGCGGTGTTGTGGAACGTGGAGCGCCATGTGGCCATCGTCGCCCTGGTGCTGGGCGTGGTGCTGCCCTACGTCGCGGTGGTGATCGCCAACGCGGGCCGGGAGAACACCACTTCGCTGCCCACCACCTTCATCCCGACCCCGCCCCGCCCGATGCTGATCGCCGGGCGAGGTGAGGAGCCGACCGATTCCCGCCGGGCGGAATCCGTCCCGGAGGACGTCGGACATATCAGCGAGCCTGGACGGGGCGAGCGTGGCTGA
- a CDS encoding GlsB/YeaQ/YmgE family stress response membrane protein has product MNWLWAIVVGLILGVLARAILPGKQAIPLWLTCIYGILGGMLGNAVAGWIGVRTTGGFDWIRHLLQLGFAVAIVALGTPLWHSIRGGGHRRGVTRT; this is encoded by the coding sequence ATGAACTGGCTATGGGCGATCGTCGTGGGTTTGATCCTGGGCGTGCTCGCCAGGGCGATTCTGCCCGGCAAACAGGCCATTCCGCTCTGGCTGACCTGCATCTACGGCATCCTCGGCGGCATGCTGGGGAACGCGGTGGCCGGCTGGATCGGGGTCAGGACCACCGGGGGCTTCGACTGGATCCGGCATCTGCTGCAGCTGGGGTTCGCGGTGGCGATCGTGGCCCTGGGCACCCCGCTGTGGCACTCCATCCGCGGCGGCGGACACAGACGTGGTGTGACGCGGACCTGA
- the tyrS gene encoding tyrosine--tRNA ligase — protein MTRLGESVARATELLSQDLSSDKTVERLLEETGSRRYIDLTDLSPTEQAELIASRTVEILPGVAELAKRIEERRGAGQGLAIKLGIDPTAADVHLGHVVPMIILNRFQRMGHDVTLLIGDFTAKIGDPSGRTAERPPLTDEDIARNLAGYQDQVRPFFDFEKVSFRQNSEWLAPYTFPELLGLLSQVPVSQLLQREDFRNRLAAGSGLTMSELLYPIAQALDSVALECDVELGGADQLLNLQMGRKLMELRGQRPQLVVTMPLIEGTDGTGAKMSKSKGNYVALSATADDVFGKIMSIPDRLMKPYLEAWTEWTDAEIAAATARVEERSLHPMDLKKVLAGEVVAALYGVERAMAARAGFVAQFSKKSFTDVETLPVVDAGEHGAESIATVLSKVLEFQPSASAARRVAKQNGLRLVIETEGGQESVVLPEAQAVRPLAEVVAETLASTGVTAGSGTVYLKAGRKIAQVSGV, from the coding sequence ATGACACGCCTCGGCGAATCCGTCGCCCGCGCCACCGAGCTCCTCTCCCAGGACCTCTCCTCCGACAAGACCGTCGAGCGGCTGCTCGAGGAGACGGGCTCGCGGCGCTATATCGATCTGACGGACCTGTCGCCGACGGAGCAGGCCGAGCTGATCGCGTCCCGTACGGTCGAGATCCTGCCCGGCGTGGCGGAGCTGGCCAAGCGGATCGAGGAGCGCCGCGGCGCGGGCCAGGGCCTGGCCATCAAGCTGGGCATCGACCCGACGGCCGCCGATGTGCATCTCGGCCATGTGGTGCCGATGATCATCCTCAACCGCTTCCAGCGCATGGGGCATGACGTCACCCTGCTGATCGGCGACTTCACGGCCAAGATCGGCGACCCGTCGGGCCGTACGGCGGAGCGCCCGCCGCTGACCGACGAGGACATCGCCCGGAACCTCGCGGGCTACCAGGACCAGGTCCGGCCCTTCTTCGACTTCGAGAAGGTCAGCTTCCGGCAGAACAGCGAGTGGCTGGCGCCCTACACCTTCCCCGAGCTGCTGGGGCTGCTCTCCCAGGTGCCGGTCTCCCAGCTGCTGCAGCGCGAGGACTTCCGCAACCGGCTGGCCGCCGGCTCGGGGCTCACCATGTCCGAGCTGCTGTACCCGATCGCGCAGGCCCTCGACTCGGTGGCGCTGGAGTGCGATGTGGAGCTGGGCGGCGCGGATCAGCTGCTCAATCTGCAGATGGGCCGCAAGCTGATGGAGCTGCGCGGGCAGCGCCCGCAGCTGGTGGTCACGATGCCGCTGATCGAGGGCACGGACGGCACCGGCGCCAAGATGTCCAAGTCCAAGGGCAACTATGTCGCGCTGTCCGCGACCGCCGACGATGTCTTCGGCAAGATCATGTCGATTCCGGACCGGCTGATGAAGCCGTACCTGGAGGCATGGACCGAGTGGACGGACGCGGAGATCGCCGCCGCGACCGCCCGGGTGGAGGAGCGGTCGCTGCACCCGATGGACCTGAAAAAGGTCCTGGCCGGTGAGGTCGTGGCGGCGCTGTACGGCGTCGAGAGGGCGATGGCGGCCCGTGCGGGTTTCGTCGCCCAGTTCTCCAAGAAGAGCTTCACCGACGTCGAGACGCTGCCGGTGGTCGACGCCGGGGAGCACGGCGCCGAGTCCATCGCGACCGTGCTGAGCAAGGTGCTGGAGTTCCAGCCCAGCGCCTCGGCCGCCCGCCGGGTCGCCAAGCAGAACGGTCTGCGGCTGGTGATCGAGACCGAGGGCGGCCAGGAGTCGGTGGTGCTGCCCGAGGCCCAGGCGGTGCGTCCGCTGGCCGAGGTGGTCGCGGAGACGCTGGCGTCCACCGGGGTGACGGCGGGCTCCGGCACGGTCTACCTCAAGGCCGGACGGAAGATCGCCCAGGTGAGCGGGGTGTAA
- a CDS encoding metallopeptidase TldD-related protein: MSVKPHEIVERALELSRADGCVVIANESSTANLRWAGNALTTNGVTRGRTLTVVATVNGGQGTASGVVSRSAVTADELEPLVRAAEAAAREAEPAEDAQPLVERDAGAAVSPGFTDSPAVTSSEVFADFAPALGESFARARAGGRELYGFAHHELVSSYLGTSTGLRLRHDQPTGTLEVNAKSAGNGKAAPRSAWAGRATRDFTDVDPAAIDAELARRLGWAERRIELPAGRYETLLPPSAVADLLIDQLWSSSARDAAEGRTVFSKPGGGTRVGEKLSELPLTLRSDPAEPGLEAAPFVITHSSGDDASVFDNGLPLSATDWIRDGVLQQLITTRHTAGLTGLPLAPPVDNLIADAGGTRSLAEMVASTERGLLLTCLWYIREVDPATLLLTGLTRDGVYLVENGEAVGEVNNFRFNESPVDLLARATEAGRTERTLAREWSDYFNRAAVPALRIPDFNMSSVSKGV; encoded by the coding sequence ATGAGCGTGAAGCCGCATGAAATCGTCGAGCGCGCCCTGGAGCTGTCCCGTGCGGACGGCTGTGTGGTGATCGCGAACGAGAGCTCGACGGCCAATCTGCGCTGGGCGGGCAACGCCCTGACGACCAACGGGGTCACCCGCGGCCGCACCCTGACCGTCGTGGCCACCGTGAACGGCGGACAGGGCACCGCCTCGGGTGTGGTGTCCCGGTCCGCGGTCACCGCCGACGAGCTGGAGCCGCTGGTCCGGGCCGCCGAGGCGGCCGCGCGGGAGGCGGAGCCGGCCGAGGACGCCCAGCCGCTGGTGGAGCGGGACGCGGGTGCGGCGGTCTCCCCCGGGTTCACCGACTCCCCCGCCGTGACCTCCTCCGAGGTGTTCGCCGACTTCGCCCCCGCCCTCGGCGAGTCCTTCGCCCGGGCCCGCGCGGGCGGCCGGGAGCTGTACGGCTTCGCCCACCATGAGCTGGTCTCCAGCTATCTGGGCACGTCCACGGGGCTGCGGCTGCGCCATGACCAGCCGACCGGCACGCTCGAGGTCAACGCCAAGTCCGCTGGTAATGGCAAGGCCGCACCGCGTTCGGCCTGGGCCGGGCGGGCCACCCGCGACTTCACCGATGTGGACCCGGCCGCGATCGACGCCGAGCTCGCCCGGCGGCTGGGCTGGGCCGAGCGGCGGATCGAGCTGCCGGCCGGCCGCTATGAGACGCTGCTGCCCCCGAGCGCCGTGGCCGATCTGCTGATCGACCAGCTGTGGTCCTCCTCGGCGCGGGACGCGGCCGAGGGCCGTACGGTCTTCAGCAAGCCGGGCGGTGGCACCCGGGTCGGCGAGAAGCTGTCCGAGCTGCCCCTCACGCTGCGCAGCGACCCGGCCGAGCCCGGGCTCGAGGCGGCGCCGTTCGTGATCACGCACTCCTCCGGGGACGACGCCTCGGTCTTCGACAACGGTCTGCCGCTGTCCGCCACCGACTGGATCCGCGACGGCGTACTCCAGCAGCTGATCACCACCCGGCACACGGCCGGTCTCACCGGGCTGCCCCTCGCTCCCCCGGTCGACAACCTGATCGCGGACGCGGGCGGCACCCGCTCGCTGGCGGAGATGGTCGCCTCGACCGAGCGCGGGCTGCTGCTGACCTGCCTGTGGTACATCCGCGAGGTCGACCCGGCGACGCTGCTGCTCACCGGCCTGACCAGGGACGGCGTCTATCTCGTGGAGAACGGCGAGGCGGTCGGCGAGGTGAACAATTTCCGGTTCAATGAATCGCCGGTGGATCTGCTCGCCCGCGCCACCGAGGCGGGCCGCACCGAGCGGACGCTGGCGCGGGAGTGGAGCGACTACTTCAACCGCGCCGCGGTGCCCGCACTGCGCATCCCGGACTTCAATATGAGCTCGGTCAGCAAGGGGGTGTGA